One window of Branchiostoma lanceolatum isolate klBraLanc5 chromosome 8, klBraLanc5.hap2, whole genome shotgun sequence genomic DNA carries:
- the LOC136440879 gene encoding late histone H2A.2.2-like: protein MSGRGKGKGKKGKAKSRSSRAGLQFPVGRVHRFLRKGNYSERVGAGAPVYMAAVLEYLTAEVLELAGNAARDNKKTRIIPRHLQLAVRNDEELNRLMGGVTIAQGGVLPNIHAVLLPKKK, encoded by the coding sequence ATGTCTGGCCGTGGAAAAGGTAAGGGCAAGAAGGGCAAGgcaaagagccgttcttcccgtgcagGGCTTCAGTTCCCTGTCGGCCGTGTGCACCGTTTCCTGCGCAAGGGCAACTATTCGGAACGTGTCGGCGCCGGCGCACCAGTCTACATGGccgccgtgctggagtacctgaccGCTGAGGTGCTTGAGTTGGCCGGCaacgctgcccgtgacaacaagaagactagGATCATCCCCCGTCATCTTCAGCTGGCCGTCCGTAACGACGAGGAGCTGAACAGGTTGATGGGTGGCGTGACCATCGCCCAGGGAGGTGtgctgcccaacatccacgccgtgctcctgcccaagaagaagtga
- the LOC136440878 gene encoding late histone H2B.2.2-like: MAPIAKAGKGAKKAGKGRPKGGKNRRRRRRETFGIYIYKVLKQVHPDTGVSSKAMGIMNSFVNDIFERIAGEASRLTLYNKRSTISSREIQTAVRLLLPGELAKHAVSEGTKAVTKYTSSK, encoded by the coding sequence ATGGCACCAATTGCAAAGGCAGGAAAGGGAGCTAAGAAGGCCGGCAAGGGACGCCCCAAGGGTGGCAagaacaggaggaggagaaggagggaGACCTTCGgtatctacatctacaaggtgctcaagcaggtgcaccccgacaccggtgTCTCCAGCAAGGctatgggcatcatgaactccttcgtcaacgataTCTTCGAGCGTATCGCTGGCGAGGCTTCCCGCCTGACCctctacaacaagcgctccaccatcagcagccgggagatccagaccgccgtgcgactgcTGCTGCCCGGCGAGCttgccaagcacgccgtcagcgagggcaccaaggccgtcaccaagtacaccagctccaagtaa